In Cydia pomonella isolate Wapato2018A chromosome 27, ilCydPomo1, whole genome shotgun sequence, a single genomic region encodes these proteins:
- the LOC133532672 gene encoding pancreatic triacylglycerol lipase-like — protein MAELAVLILAGLALASALPTQDPVLRKLDPGPRYQHVSDGEGILHLVDLWQKSSDIQEAARYNPDSQNIYHLFTRLNPTVSQPMLIGNSGLLGLTNYNSQRRTIILIHGWNSGTTSDFNTVLIPAFLQAEDLNVIMVDWTAGSNTINYAAAVTNTKTAGEGIARFINWLNSETGASATHYHIVGHSLGAHMAGIIGRNLNGAPAYLTALEPALPGFITNDDKFRPDDGAYTEVIHTNAGNLGYISTLGQVDFYPNGGINMPGCDSMACDHARSYFYLGESLTLGGFTGRRCATYVGAMSGNCLLFGTLQMGGLVPKTGQSGIFWLETNAQPPFSRG, from the exons ATGGCGGAGTTGGCTGTGTTGATTCTTGCGGGGCTTGCTCTGGCTTCag CTCTCCCAACCCAAGACCCTGTGCTCCGTAAGCTGGACCCCGGGCCGCGCTACCAGCATGTGAGCGACGGGGAAGGCATATTGCACCTCGTCGACTTATGGCAAAAATCCAGCGATATACAAGAGGCGGCCAGATACAATCCCGACTCACAGAACATATACCATCTGTTTACCAG ATTGAACCCAACAGTGAGCCAGCCTATGCTGATAGGCAACAGCGGTCTCCTCGGCCTGACGAACTACAACTCTCAAAGACGAACCATCATACTTATTCATGGTTGGAACAGCGGCACCACTTCCGATTTTAACACCGTGCTTATACCAG CTTTCCTGCAAGCCGAGGACCTGAACGTGATCATGGTGGACTGGACGGCCGGCTCCAACACCATCAACTACGCCGCTGCTGTCACCAACACCAAGACTGCAG GCGAAGGCATCGCTCGCTTCATCAACTGGCTGAACTCAGAGACCGGGGCCTCCGCGACCCACTACCACATCGTGGGGCACAGTCTTGGGGCCCACATGGCGGGCATCATCGGCCGGAACCTCAATGGCGCTCCGGCGTACCTGACAG CCTTGGAGCCCGCTCTCCCCGGCTTCATCACAAACGACGACAAATTCCGACCCGACGACGGAGCCTACACTGAGGTCATCCACACCAACGCTGGGAACCTGGGCTACATCAGTACTTTGGGTCAAGTGGACTTCTACCCCAACGGGGGCATTAATATGCCTGGGTGTGACAGCATGGCTTGCGATCATGCTAG GTCTTACTTTTACCTCGGCGAGTCTTTAACCTTAGGCGGCTTCACGGGCCGTCGTTGCGCCACCTACGTGGGCGCCATGAGTGGAAACTGTCTGTTGTTCGGCACCCTGCAGATGGGAGGACTCGTGCCAAAGACTGG ACAATCTGGAATCTTCTGGCTGGAGACCAACGCTCAACCGCCGTTCTCCAGAGGCTAA